The proteins below are encoded in one region of Centropristis striata isolate RG_2023a ecotype Rhode Island chromosome 12, C.striata_1.0, whole genome shotgun sequence:
- the LOC131981691 gene encoding protocadherin alpha-C2-like isoform X6: MAHHIRLLFGRGFVSAFLFLSAMMTTVSTVTHYSVPEEMEEGSVVANLATDLGLDVKTLNKRRMRVDAVGNKKYLDINKDTGELFILERIDREFLCPLKTTSYCFLKLDATIENPIRMFNIEVEITDINDNAPHFRRGTMHLDISESSPVGERFSLNNAADPDVGVNSVKDYHLSSSENFALEIQTGRDGSKFADLVLKKSLDREQQAVHNLILTAVDGGVPTRTGTASIIVRVLDVNDNAPSFDKDKYFVNVMENSPIGSLVIKLNATDLDEGSNSDIVYSYSLYTSERTQQVFTLNPENGEIRVKEMINYEDSKLYEMEVIASDKGPNSLSGQCKLTIQVTDMNDNHPEISIKSFQSPIKENEPIDTVIAVVSVSDKDSGDNGVVDLHIPDNMPFKLRESSDNYYELVVSEPLDREKVPEYDVTFTVTDRGSPPLSDNETMTLELLDVNDNVPQFPQSFYTIRVMENNAPGALLSSLTAFDPDLHENQYLVYFILEKEIANTSMSMLFSINPENGNLYALKTFDYEIEKDFLFHIEARDSGSPPLSSNVTVHIIIVDQNDNAPVIVSPWRAHGSVVEEKIPRSTDKGSLVAKVIALDTDSVHNSRITYQFLQVTDATLFSLDQYNGEIRTMRMFSYRDPRHQRLVVVAKDNGEPALSATVTIKLSTVETAVKAYSDMTEVPLEYDIFSDLNLYLVIGLGSVSFLLLITILVTIVLKCQKPKPSKAAPPCRNSVLSERNSTIADSTLVSNDAYWYSLFLAETRKGKLVVRQPVPKGSRYIVSSIPRGTGLTDTSDSAASTLQYPK; the protein is encoded by the exons ATGGCGCATCATATCCGTTTGTTGTTCGGGAGAGGGTTCGTTTCcgcatttctctttctttctgctaTGATGACTACGGTATCTACCGTCACCCATTATTCTGTTCCAGAAGAAATGGAGGAAGGCTCTGTCGTTGCTAATTTAGCAACTGATCTGGGATTAGACGTGAAGACTCTGAATAAAAGACGAATGCGCGTAGACGCGGTAGGTAACAAAAAATATCTTGACATCAACAAAGACACAGGAGAGCTGTTCATTCTGGAAAGGATAGACAGAGAGTTTTTATGTCCACTGAAAACAACTTCatattgttttcttaaattagaCGCTACGATTGAAAATCCAATTCGCATGTTTAATATTGAGGTGGAAATCACGGATATTAATGACAACGCTCCTCATTTTCGACGAGGAACGATGCACCTGGACATCTCTGAATCAAGCCCCGTTGGAGAGAGATTCTCACTGAATAATGCTGCAGATCCAGATGTTGGAGTGAATTCTGTGAAAGATTATCATCTCAGCTCAAGTGAAAATTTTGCACTTGAAATTCAAACCGGACGAGATGGATCAAAGTTTGCTGACTTGGTTTTGAAAAAATCTTTAGACAGAGAGCAGCAGGCTGTTCATAATCTGATACTCACTGCTGTGGACGGTGGAGTCCCCACGCGCACAGGTACAGCCAGCATCATTGTCCGCGTGCTCGATGTGAATGACAACGCCCCTTCATTTGACAAAGACAAATACTTCGTAAATGTGATGGAAAACTCCCCGATTGGCAGTCTGGTAATAAAACTAAACGCCACTGATTTAGATGAAGGCTCTAATTCTGATATTGTTTATTCATATAGTTTATATACATCAGAGAGAACACAACAGGTGTTTACCTTGAATCCAGAAAATGGTGAAATCAGAGTGAAAGAGATGATAAATTACGAAGATTCTAAGCTTTATGAAATGGAGGTTATTGCCAGCGACAAGGGGCCTAACTCCTTATCTGGACAGTGTAAACTGACAATACAGGTGACAGACATGAATGACAATCACCCAGAAATATCCATCAAATCATTTCAAAGTCCAATTAAAGAAAACGAACCGATAGACACAGTGATAGCAGTAGTTAGTGTGAGTGATAAAGACTCAGGAGACAATGGAGTGGTGGATCTTCATATTCCAGATAATATGCCTTTCAAACTGAGGGAGTCCTCTGATAACTATTATGAATTAGTGGTGTCAGAGCCGTTAGACCGCGAGAAGGTTCCAGAATATGACGTCACGTTCACTGTGACAGACAGAGGTTCTCCTCCTTTATCTGACAATGAAACTATGACGTTAGAACTGCTGGATGTTAATGACAATGTCCCACAGTTCCCTCAGTCATTTTATACTATACGTGTGATGGAGAATAACGCACCTGGAGCCCTGCTCAGCTCTCTCACTGCGTTTGACCCTGACCTCCATGAAAACCAGTATCTAGTTTATTTCATCCTGGAGAAGGAGATAGCCAACACCTCCATGTCCATGCTGTTCTCCATCAATCCAGAGAACGGCAATCTTTACGCACTGAAAACTTTTGACTATGAGATCGAGAAGGACTTTCTTTTCCACATCGAGGCCAGAGACTCTGGCTCTCCTCCACTCAGCAGTAACGTGACGGTCCACATCATTATTGTGGACCAGAACGACAACGCTCCGGTCATTGTGTCTCCGTGGCGCGCGCACGGCTCGGTGGTGGAGGAAAAGATCCCCAGATCCACCGATAAAGGCTCTCTGGTGGCCAAAGTCATAGCCTTAGACACAGACTCGGTGCACAACTCTCGGATTACCTACCAGTTTCTACAGGTGACTGACGCCACCTTGTTCAGTCTGGACCAGTACAACGGAGAGATCCGGACTATGAGGATGTTCAGTTACAGAGACCCGCGCCACCAGAGACTGGTTGTTGTTGCCAAGGACAACGGGGAGCCTGCTCTGTCTGCTACAGTCACCATCAAGCTGTCCACAGTGGAGACTGCCGTTAAGGCCTACTCTGACATGACTGAGGTGCCTCTAGAATATGACATCTTTTCAGACCTCAACCTGTATCTGGTCATCGGTCTGGGCTCGGTGTCATTTCTCCTGCTCATCACCATATTGGTCACCATCGTGCTCAAGTGTCAGAAACCCAAGCCCAGCAAAGCGGCTCCTCCCTGCAGGAACAGTGTGCTCAGTGAGAGGAACTCCACCATCGCAGATTCCACTCTGGTCTCCAACGATGCCTACTGGTACAGTCTGTTTCTAGCAGAGACCAGGAAAGGAAAGCTGGTGGTCAGACAGCCTGTGCCAAAGGGCTCCAGATACATCGTGTCCAGTATACCGAGAGGGACAGGGCTGACAGACACTAGTGACTCAGCAGCTTCTACTCTGCAG TACCCTAAATGA
- the LOC131981691 gene encoding protocadherin alpha-C2-like isoform X2, with protein MAHHIRLLFGRGFVSAFLFLSAMMTTVSTVTHYSVPEEMEEGSVVANLATDLGLDVKTLNKRRMRVDAVGNKKYLDINKDTGELFILERIDREFLCPLKTTSYCFLKLDATIENPIRMFNIEVEITDINDNAPHFRRGTMHLDISESSPVGERFSLNNAADPDVGVNSVKDYHLSSSENFALEIQTGRDGSKFADLVLKKSLDREQQAVHNLILTAVDGGVPTRTGTASIIVRVLDVNDNAPSFDKDKYFVNVMENSPIGSLVIKLNATDLDEGSNSDIVYSYSLYTSERTQQVFTLNPENGEIRVKEMINYEDSKLYEMEVIASDKGPNSLSGQCKLTIQVTDMNDNHPEISIKSFQSPIKENEPIDTVIAVVSVSDKDSGDNGVVDLHIPDNMPFKLRESSDNYYELVVSEPLDREKVPEYDVTFTVTDRGSPPLSDNETMTLELLDVNDNVPQFPQSFYTIRVMENNAPGALLSSLTAFDPDLHENQYLVYFILEKEIANTSMSMLFSINPENGNLYALKTFDYEIEKDFLFHIEARDSGSPPLSSNVTVHIIIVDQNDNAPVIVSPWRAHGSVVEEKIPRSTDKGSLVAKVIALDTDSVHNSRITYQFLQVTDATLFSLDQYNGEIRTMRMFSYRDPRHQRLVVVAKDNGEPALSATVTIKLSTVETAVKAYSDMTEVPLEYDIFSDLNLYLVIGLGSVSFLLLITILVTIVLKCQKPKPSKAAPPCRNSVLSERNSTIADSTLVSNDAYWYSLFLAETRKGKLVVRQPVPKGSRYIVSSIPRGTGLTDTSDSAASTLQASTTSSGSSA; from the coding sequence ATGGCGCATCATATCCGTTTGTTGTTCGGGAGAGGGTTCGTTTCcgcatttctctttctttctgctaTGATGACTACGGTATCTACCGTCACCCATTATTCTGTTCCAGAAGAAATGGAGGAAGGCTCTGTCGTTGCTAATTTAGCAACTGATCTGGGATTAGACGTGAAGACTCTGAATAAAAGACGAATGCGCGTAGACGCGGTAGGTAACAAAAAATATCTTGACATCAACAAAGACACAGGAGAGCTGTTCATTCTGGAAAGGATAGACAGAGAGTTTTTATGTCCACTGAAAACAACTTCatattgttttcttaaattagaCGCTACGATTGAAAATCCAATTCGCATGTTTAATATTGAGGTGGAAATCACGGATATTAATGACAACGCTCCTCATTTTCGACGAGGAACGATGCACCTGGACATCTCTGAATCAAGCCCCGTTGGAGAGAGATTCTCACTGAATAATGCTGCAGATCCAGATGTTGGAGTGAATTCTGTGAAAGATTATCATCTCAGCTCAAGTGAAAATTTTGCACTTGAAATTCAAACCGGACGAGATGGATCAAAGTTTGCTGACTTGGTTTTGAAAAAATCTTTAGACAGAGAGCAGCAGGCTGTTCATAATCTGATACTCACTGCTGTGGACGGTGGAGTCCCCACGCGCACAGGTACAGCCAGCATCATTGTCCGCGTGCTCGATGTGAATGACAACGCCCCTTCATTTGACAAAGACAAATACTTCGTAAATGTGATGGAAAACTCCCCGATTGGCAGTCTGGTAATAAAACTAAACGCCACTGATTTAGATGAAGGCTCTAATTCTGATATTGTTTATTCATATAGTTTATATACATCAGAGAGAACACAACAGGTGTTTACCTTGAATCCAGAAAATGGTGAAATCAGAGTGAAAGAGATGATAAATTACGAAGATTCTAAGCTTTATGAAATGGAGGTTATTGCCAGCGACAAGGGGCCTAACTCCTTATCTGGACAGTGTAAACTGACAATACAGGTGACAGACATGAATGACAATCACCCAGAAATATCCATCAAATCATTTCAAAGTCCAATTAAAGAAAACGAACCGATAGACACAGTGATAGCAGTAGTTAGTGTGAGTGATAAAGACTCAGGAGACAATGGAGTGGTGGATCTTCATATTCCAGATAATATGCCTTTCAAACTGAGGGAGTCCTCTGATAACTATTATGAATTAGTGGTGTCAGAGCCGTTAGACCGCGAGAAGGTTCCAGAATATGACGTCACGTTCACTGTGACAGACAGAGGTTCTCCTCCTTTATCTGACAATGAAACTATGACGTTAGAACTGCTGGATGTTAATGACAATGTCCCACAGTTCCCTCAGTCATTTTATACTATACGTGTGATGGAGAATAACGCACCTGGAGCCCTGCTCAGCTCTCTCACTGCGTTTGACCCTGACCTCCATGAAAACCAGTATCTAGTTTATTTCATCCTGGAGAAGGAGATAGCCAACACCTCCATGTCCATGCTGTTCTCCATCAATCCAGAGAACGGCAATCTTTACGCACTGAAAACTTTTGACTATGAGATCGAGAAGGACTTTCTTTTCCACATCGAGGCCAGAGACTCTGGCTCTCCTCCACTCAGCAGTAACGTGACGGTCCACATCATTATTGTGGACCAGAACGACAACGCTCCGGTCATTGTGTCTCCGTGGCGCGCGCACGGCTCGGTGGTGGAGGAAAAGATCCCCAGATCCACCGATAAAGGCTCTCTGGTGGCCAAAGTCATAGCCTTAGACACAGACTCGGTGCACAACTCTCGGATTACCTACCAGTTTCTACAGGTGACTGACGCCACCTTGTTCAGTCTGGACCAGTACAACGGAGAGATCCGGACTATGAGGATGTTCAGTTACAGAGACCCGCGCCACCAGAGACTGGTTGTTGTTGCCAAGGACAACGGGGAGCCTGCTCTGTCTGCTACAGTCACCATCAAGCTGTCCACAGTGGAGACTGCCGTTAAGGCCTACTCTGACATGACTGAGGTGCCTCTAGAATATGACATCTTTTCAGACCTCAACCTGTATCTGGTCATCGGTCTGGGCTCGGTGTCATTTCTCCTGCTCATCACCATATTGGTCACCATCGTGCTCAAGTGTCAGAAACCCAAGCCCAGCAAAGCGGCTCCTCCCTGCAGGAACAGTGTGCTCAGTGAGAGGAACTCCACCATCGCAGATTCCACTCTGGTCTCCAACGATGCCTACTGGTACAGTCTGTTTCTAGCAGAGACCAGGAAAGGAAAGCTGGTGGTCAGACAGCCTGTGCCAAAGGGCTCCAGATACATCGTGTCCAGTATACCGAGAGGGACAGGGCTGACAGACACTAGTGACTCAGCAGCTTCTACTCTGCAG